A region of Streptomyces cinnamoneus DNA encodes the following proteins:
- a CDS encoding sugar phosphate isomerase/epimerase family protein — translation MDAAARPPLPPALDRIRVGSAPDSWGVWFAEDPAQVPWRRFLDEVAEAGYAWIELGPYGYLPTDPRVLREETDRRGLKVSAGTVFTALHRGPAVWEETWEQVARVAELTRAMGAGHLVVIPSFWRDDKTAELLEDPELTPDQWRLLARGMERLAREVLDAYGLALAVHPHADTHIDTEAHVERFLDATDPDLVHLCLDTGHYAYCGGDSVKLIETYGERVGYLHLKQVDPDVLADVTRRGTPFGPAVRQGVMCEPPGGVPALEPVLAAAQGLGVDLFAIVEQDMYPCPPDKPLPIARRTRAFLRSCGA, via the coding sequence ATGGATGCCGCCGCCCGCCCCCCTCTGCCGCCCGCCCTGGACCGCATCCGGGTCGGCTCGGCGCCGGACTCCTGGGGCGTCTGGTTCGCCGAGGACCCGGCGCAGGTCCCGTGGCGGCGCTTCCTCGACGAGGTCGCCGAGGCGGGCTACGCGTGGATCGAGCTGGGCCCGTACGGCTACCTGCCCACCGACCCCCGCGTCCTGCGGGAGGAGACGGACCGGCGCGGGCTGAAGGTCTCGGCCGGCACCGTCTTCACCGCCCTGCACCGCGGGCCCGCCGTCTGGGAGGAGACCTGGGAGCAGGTGGCACGGGTGGCGGAGCTGACCCGGGCCATGGGCGCCGGTCACCTCGTCGTCATCCCCTCCTTCTGGCGCGACGACAAGACCGCCGAACTGCTGGAGGACCCGGAACTGACCCCCGACCAGTGGCGCCTGCTCGCCCGCGGCATGGAGCGGCTGGCCCGCGAGGTCCTGGACGCCTACGGGCTCGCCCTCGCGGTCCACCCGCACGCCGACACCCACATCGACACCGAGGCGCACGTCGAGCGCTTCCTGGACGCCACCGACCCGGACCTCGTCCACCTCTGCCTGGACACCGGGCACTACGCCTACTGCGGCGGCGACAGCGTCAAGCTCATCGAGACGTACGGCGAGCGCGTCGGCTACCTCCACCTCAAGCAGGTCGACCCGGACGTCCTCGCGGACGTCACCCGGCGCGGCACCCCCTTCGGGCCCGCCGTGCGGCAGGGCGTGATGTGCGAACCGCCCGGCGGGGTGCCGGCGCTGGAACCCGTCCTGGCCGCGGCGCAGGGGCTCGGCGTGGACCTCTTCGCCATCGTGGAGCAGGACATGTACCCCTGCCCGCCGGACAAGCCCCTCCCCATCGCCCGCCGCACCCGCGCCTTCCTGCGCTCCTGCGGCGCCTGA